CCACCATAGGACAAGTAGTTGACTGAATCCTCAACGAAGGACCGGACGATACGACAGACATCCGGAACAGAGGCGGAGAATGGTGCCACGTATGGGAAGTCTGGGGTCACTTCACTTGGCTCTAGATGAAATGCTGTGACATTCATGTTGTACTCGTATTCCTTCTTTATAACCATCTGCTCATATGAATCATTAGCAAGGACCTCATCTACCTGCTTCCGACACTCAGCAAGAAGCAGTTGGTGGTATTTGTTCCTGCTTTTATCAAGAACTTCAATCAGTTGCAAGGTTTGATAACCATACTTCTTTAGAACTGCAGCTAGAAGAGTGATATAATCTTTTAtcaggaggaggtggctgGCCATAACCATGCGAGAAAACTGGTTCTCTAATATAGCTGTAATCTTAGCAATGGCCGTCTCCCATGTTGACTCGACTTGGCTCTCAGTCAGCATTCCATCTGCAGTTCGCAGGACACGTTCTTCAACGATAAAAAACCCAGCTACCTGTGCAAGAAAGGGCTGATGAGACTCAAGGAAGGGCTGTGAAGTGGAACTTTGCATGTCCAGGTTGAGTTGCATGAGCCTGTTCTTGTAGTAATAATCCCGAAACTTCTCTCCAATACCGAGACATATGTGAATGTGGTGTGCTCGATACACAGGCGTGAGATCAAAATCTAGTGTTGTTTCCTCATCCGTATTCTCCACATCCAAGGTATACATATGCTCATCTGGTCCAGCATGGCTATGTTCTTCAGCCTCCCTCTGCCGAGCACGCATTCCCTCATCTTTTTGGCGAGCCAAAGAGGCCTGGCCTATTGAGACCTGCCCGATCTGCTTAGCCATTCTTCTGATATGAACAAGCCAATCATTGAACTCGCTACAAACTTTCTTCTCAATGTGCAACTTTATCAACGGTATCTGTCTCCCAACTACCTTTTTAAGAAGCTTGACAGGAATATTTTGCAGGCAGCCCTTAATCAAGTCCAAAGTCTTGAGTGCAGGACGAAACTTAGCCTCTGCGATGTAACCGTTGCATTCAATGCACAGGCCAATGACCTTGACACATATCTTCAATTTCGTCATGGCCTCGCCTACATTTTTCTTAACTGAATATAACTCAAGGAGCTCGTCAAGCTTCAGCAGCAGGGCAGTAGAAACATCCTGTAGGTGGGAGTTCTCACCAGACAACAAGCTCTTTAGCTCCTCGGCATCGACCAACACACCACGCAATTCGTCGACGGCAAGGATGAAATCCTCATAGTGAAGCCTGCATAGCTCTTCGATCTCaacttctttcttcttcccgaTATTTTTGAGGTTATGTGTGAGGGCTTCAGGTTTGCCAGACTCGAATCCGTGCCGGATGATGGGACCCAAATCCTCGCCATTGGCAATAAACGCAGCGAGGCCCAGACCAAGACCTCCATCACCACTTTCCACTACAGTTTTCTTCTTTGGCTGCGCAGTCATGATTTAACTGTAAAAATATCAGACATAAAATTTGAGTGCAGATATTGCAGTAAGATGCATATCTAGAATTATAAGTTTTGAAATTAGAAGCAAATGAGTTTATGGCAGTGGTAGTTTGCACGAAGATACATATAAACCAAAATGCTAAAGCACAAAGCTTATTTATTATAATCCTCTCCTAATACACATGTAGTAATTGAGATTGATCAAATCAAAGGCAAAAagttttgtattttttgtggGATTTTGTAGATGtcaatccttttttttctttctagttAACCCGTGAcgtgcttttagtatatagatgttTCGATCAAAATGTGATCTGAATTGAATCGACTGGAGTTTGGTAAAAATGGAATTGAATTGAATTGAATTGGTACTCGTATACAGATGAGAAAGGTTTTTGTTAAATGattggaaaaatatatattcgaGATGCACAGGCATGGAACCGGGAAACATGTACCTGGAGGAGCGAGAGCAAGTTTTGGGAGAAGGTCGATCAGGCCTGCCGCTTCACGCTTGGGCTGCTGCCACCATTGGGAGGCAATTGCTAGGGCTGGGATTTGGGAGAGATTAGTTCCTGTTAGGGCTGTGCGATTTGGGGGTGGAGAGGGGGGAGATCGGttgagagggagggagataGAGGTGGAACAGACGGGCATGGAGATGGATCGGGTGATTGCATGCGCCATGCCCTGGCCCTTCGCTATCTCAGCTCAGCGCCCCCGCTTTCTTGGCCCATATACAAACCGCCTAGTGTAGGTGGGCGCAACGATATCCCCTAATTTCAGGCTCATTTTTGTTCATTGGTGGATTAAATTCAAAAACAATGGTAGTACTAGTATTTTTGTCTGGTAATCTCATTTCCCGGAGACTTCTCGTTGTGTTCAACTCGCGATGTGCTTGTTCCACGTGTGTGCGGGTGCGCGAATACACGAGTTGTTATTGGGATGAGAACATGTAGTGCCGTGTCAGTTACAGGTTGGAAGAATGAAGTGGAGAGGCGGTGGAACCCAGGAAGAACGGACTGATGATTGATCACTGAGCTAAAGTTGGATCGAATGCTACAAAAAGGTTTACGACAAAATACACTCGGAAACGTCCAGGTCAGTAATTAACTCTACACTGGATTCCTTCTGATAATTCTAGGCTAAGGATGCCCGTGGAAGCGAAATTTGTTTTTGCCAATAGCAGATTAAGAAAAATAACTCAACTATCAGTGTGCTCAAGCCTCAAGCATGAAAGAAAGACGCGAAGGGAGGGAAAAACAGAGACAGCCGTGGTACATCTTCAGTGTTCCATTTCTTCCCCCAGAAAACTTCTTCGGTGGTCTCCCTGTGATGGTGATACGTTGCTAAGATAATGCAGACCATGGTGCAGTTCCAGTCAGGTTTAGTCCGGTAGCAGGGATATGTTCTCAAGAATATGCCTGCAGTAGAACCAAATAAGAACCAGACGGATAATGACAACCCTGACCATAGTATTTTCTTACTAACAGGCAGCATGTGCGAGTTAAAAATCCATGTGAATCACTAAACTGCAACCATGATATCTAATATTCAGACAAGcaggaataaataaataaatactcaAAAAGAGCGTCAATTAGTCAAGATGACGTTTTTTCCCCCTCAAGATGTGCTCAAGACAATATTCGAGTGAGTTCTGTTGTACCTGAAAGCTGCAGTTAGTGGCATTTGAAAGGGCCCAATCTTCTATATCTTAGGAGAACcccactacttgatttttctcaacatgcaagcatgccacatcatcacatcattaatttgctcacacctatttagtgagACACTCATCTTTCATCAAGCTATCCCCAGTAAGTGAAGAATCTACAATACAATTTCATTACCCATATGTTTTCAATCTTGGATACTATTTCGTTACTACTCAATTTCGTTACTCACGTATCTTAattaaaaatttccgcaacaacgagcggggcatcatctagtatCTCAAATTAACCAGCCATGAAGCATTGAATCCTTATCACCACTACGatgctaattaattaaacagTGATGAGGTGCCAGCTATTGTTGTTAATTTGATCAATCAAGCTTAAGAGGACAGTGCCAGTACCATTGCTTCATCATAAATTTACATGCTAAGTAAATACTATAACTTAGAATAGCAGGTTCAAAAGAATAGAAATCGCTTACCTTCTATGTACAACGGCAAGACCTACTGCTGAGTGACGATCTCATCCTTCGATTCTACCTGGAATAATAAGTAGAAGTTTTAAATTTTGCACAGAGTAAAACATAGAACACAGGCAATTTTAGTTGAGAACAAAGGCAGGAATGAAATTAAAAGGATAGCATTGTGGCAGACCTCAGCTGCTGTACTCCTTCGGATTTTTCTAGTTGCATTCCTCATTGTGACAAATTCCTCTGCTGATGTTGGGTGAACGCCAACAGTGGCATCAAAATCTTGCTTTGTTAAGCCAGCTTTAACAGCAATCGCAATTCCCTGCCACAAAGTTGTAGAAAACATAACAAAATAGTCTGGAATGAAGCAACAATGGTGAAGAATAACAAAAGCATGCAAACCTGGATTATCTCAGGAGCATCATCACCACACATATGCACTCCTACAACTTTGTTTGTAGCAGCAGACACAATAACCTTCATCAGTACACGATCAGGTAATCCAGAAAGAGTTGCCCTGAGAGGTCTAAAGTTTGATAAGAAGACATCAACATCCCCATACTCTTCAATAGCCTGCACAAATATGCATTTAAGCAACCTTCCTCGTGTGCTACAAAATTTGATGCATGCCATATATTATCACCTGCTCCTCCGTAAGACCAACTTGCCCAATTGGTGGTTGGGAGAAGACAGCAGCTGGTACAGCTCTGTCAAAAAAACATTTCACAATGAAAGAGAATTCAGCAACACAACAATATCCAGTCTCCCAGAGAAAAAGATATTTAAGCAACGATGAAATTGAATTATGAATTCAGTAAATATGACAGTTTCAGCCTTCAGGAGCTTGTTAGGCTGGTGAATCAGAAAATGAGAAGATCAAAACAGCAAAGTGACAAATGACAAGAGGACCCAGATAACCCAATAATCCTATGAACTTGTTTGAGATCATACATGAAAGTTACTCCTCAACATTATAGCCAATTAGCCAAATAGGCTACCATAATTCTAAAATTATACAGAAATTTCTGCATGGTGTCGAACAAGGAAATAGAGATTGAGTTGGCAGTAAAGAAACAATAAATCAAACTTAACTCCTGCGAGCTATCATAAGGATATCACAAAGTAACTACTAACAAAAGTTTTCCCACAGCTCAAGCTGAGTCCCCCTTTTCTCCGCTAAGATGCACCAGGCGCAACCAACCACTCATGGTAGAATAACAAATATACAGTGTTTCTACAACAACTATTCCCTCAAAAATGGTTTTCAAGACCCCTGATAATGACTTGATAAATTTTTGAATACCTGTAATCTGGTTTGGTAGGTTCATCACCGAATAAAGTTTTCGCAAATGCCCCACCTTCCATCAGTGCAACTGGCGTCAGATTGATCCTATCAGTAACATCTCCAACAGCCCAAATTGAATCCACTGAGGTTCGAGAATACTCATCGACCTAGCAAGCACAAAGTTATAACAAAAGGCTCCAGACGTCATATAGTATTATGGTGACAATAAAAGACAGAGGAACTTGAAATCAATGTATTATTTTACGTACCACTATCGCACCGTTCCTGTCCATTTTGACCCCAACCTCTTCTAGCCCAAGGTTCTACAAGAGCAACAACAATTTTAGGAATCTATGTTTCATGGATTGGTAAATAGAATGCAATACGTAActaagcaaaaacaaaaggttcAGGTGGTACTAACCTTCGTATTTGGTTTGCGACCTGTTGCAAACATTACATGTGAGAACCCACCAATAGTTTCTTTGTTTGTCTTCAGTGATAGCAAACCATCACTTGATTTGGTTACAGCTTGAGGACTTTGTTCAGTATGAAATGTGATGCCCCTTAAGGACATCTGTTCAGCAAGGAAATCTCTGACCTGAAACCCACAGCAAGTGTCAGAATAACTCTGCTCATCTGTGTAAATGCTACTATTTGTTAGTATTTCTTAATATCTGCTCACTTCCTCATCAAACCCTCTTAGAACTTTGGGTTGCCGAATAAAAACATGAACGTCACTTTTTAAGCCATTGAAAATGCCAGCAAACTCCAAAGCAATATATCCACCTCCCACTATTGCAATTTTCTCAGGTTTTGAAGGTAGATCTAGTGCAGCATCAGAATCTATAACATGATCTATTCCTGGGATAGTTGGCATTGACGGTCGACCACCAACGGCTATAAGTATGTTCTTGGCAGTGTAAAGCTTGCCATCCACGCTAACAGTATGCGGATCGACCACCTGTACTAAGTGAACAAAAAATATCAGTAATTGCACCTTCCGACATCATTAATTTTGGAAACAGCCTATCCAACTTTAACCTGGTTTATAAACATCACCCAACCTTTCCACGGCCTTCAATTAGATCAACTCCTGCGTTgtttaaaatatttttgtagATACCGACTAGGCGTTGCAGCTCTGTATTTTTGTTGGCTATCAGAGTGCTCCAGTCATGTTTTGGATCAGTCTCATATGTCCACCCAAAACCATGAGACTCTTCAAACTCATGAGAGAACTTGGATGCATACACCAACAATTTCTTTGGAACACACCCACGAAGCACACATCTGTGATACAAACAGATAAGAGTTCTTATGGGTGCATTTGAACATTGAGGCAAGGTAGGAATTCCATATACATAACAAAATGAACAAGCATTTGCACACTTTGAAGGGCAAAACTGGTGCTGACTGTCATGTGCTAAAGAGTCCTAGATTTAACTTGAGGTAACTCAAACACATGGGCACAGTTCAAAGTTTCTAATGAGCATAATCAATCAAACTGTAAATGATGGTGCAATACTGAAATAGGCATTGTGCTGGTGCATCATGAAACAGTACACAACTTGTGTGCGGTCAAATTCCACCACTAGCACTAAATTAGAAACCAAAAAGCTTCGAGCAGCTGTCCAGACAGAACCACTCATGTAACAATAACATCACCAGGAACAAACATCCGCAAAAGGTTGCAGTCTCTCATCCCTAAATGGCAAAAATTCCACTCCATGCTAATGTGACTGAGTGCTATCTGCCTATTATGAATCTTCACTCTAAGCACCCAGATCAATATCCTAAGATAGCAGCAATCTAGCTATCCCCAAAAGGTGGTTCGCAGTAATGCAGTTctccaaaaaacaaaaacaaaaaaaacgtTTACCAAAGCCATTCCAGTTGGCAGCTACAGAGATACAGTACCCCCCGCCAAACATCAATAACGATCCAATCCAGCAAGTGACATAACTGTGCTGCACATTCCTCGTTAGTCCCTTTTATCCCACGAGACGCCTCATGAAACTGAGCAAGTGGTGCAAGCAAAAGGCGAAGCCCACGTATTCAGCAACGCACAACCCAACCAAACATTCCTGCGGATAAACGAACCATAGGAGCAGGACTGCAGGAGAAGAGTCCACTTACGTGCCCCCGAGGCCGCCGAGATCGTCGGTGGCTATGGTGGCGAAGGGCATCTCGcagatggcggcgcgggcgccgtAGAGGGTGGAGGCGAAGCGCGAGgcccgcacgccgccgctcccggcgcCGATGGTGAAGAGGTCGTAGTCGTACTCCCCAGCGGAGGAGGATCCGTTGGGCGCGGCGGACGCTGAGACGGGGCGGCGAAGGCGGGGAGGGTCCGGTGGGGAcgggaaggcggcgagggaggggaggcggtggaagcggcggcggtggacgaggaggcggtgcCGCGGGGAGAGGGtgcgggttagggtttggaggGTGGCGGAGCAGGAGAAGGGGAGCGCCGCGGTGGTCGCCATGGCTCTCTTCCTCCGAGGTCTCGAGTTCCGAGTGTGGGGAGGGGAGAGACGATGGATGATATGTGGAGGACGAGTTTGTTTTGATTCGTCTTCCTTTTGCTGGAAAGGCGTACTGATGAGAACCATGCACACAGCCGACTGAAGGCGTACTTCCATGTTTACGTAAACGAACAGTAGATGTGTATAACACgcattttttttggcatttCTCAAAATAGGAGTTCGAAAGCCAATGGCAATGGCGGGGTGTAAGTGTAATCCTTCCTAGTCGTAGCATAAATCCTTTCAACACAGGCATCACAAATTCTTAGGTTCACAACAAAGATAATCGGCAATCCTCATATGGCAGCAAATAACTTCACTTGCTACAACAATGCAAGTACACAACTTGCAGCTGCAAAAGAGCCGAAATCTGTTCACATCAGACAACCAAAATGAACCTTGACATAGTAGCATTCAACAGCAATGCACCTTGGCAGAAGGGAGCAACAAATAAACCCAGTAAAGATGGAATAGAGCCAAGGGAGACAAGATTAGTGCTatatagtactactactactactacttaGGGTAAGTACTCGTATCACCATAGCTCATCCAGGACTGGGTAGCACCCGGACAAGGTCATCGGTGTTCAAGAGTGGAGAACAGTTGCAGGAGTTGTTGATGGGCACGTGCAGACGAATGCTTCCTCTTACAAGGAGTCGCTGCGCAGAGGCTTGGCCTGAGGAGCCTCAGGTTATGTCCGCCAAGCCAGAGAGAAGAGCAGTATGTACAAAGGCTGGGCTTGTTGCGGCACGATATTGCTCCATGAGCTTGAATTGCCCTTCCCTAACATCATCAGCAGCCTTGGTTCCATTCTCCATTGCCCTATCCTGCAAGACAGCAGATATGTCTTAACACAATGGTGTCGGTAAAAGACTATAGCAAGCAATTCTAGTGCAAAAACATAATCGGCACAACAATTGCAATATGCAGCTCCAGGAATAATGTTGATACACAAGGATACATAAGCAGGTACACATAATTCAAAGGCAGGGATAGAAGAAATTCTGATGGACTTGAGGCCACTTATGCTGACAGTCAAAGTGATCATGATTATATTTGTGCTATTGGAATCTGAAAGGCATCATGATAGTTTGGACTGTATGATACATGGACAGCACACGGACAAAGTTCTTATGAAGCTTAAGGAAGTAACCTCATCTGCAAATGTGAGTCAGCATAGAGTAACAGAGAGACTCTGCTGCTATTGCAAAATCAGGCAAACAGTCAGTGTAACAACTAACAGTATCAAACTTAGCCAAGGTCCAGGAGAAAAGCATGGCCTGAGAAATTCACTTGTTAAGTTCACCATTTATCACTTCACAAGACTTGCAAGGATCCCACGCCATGCGATCAATCAAAAAGTTCAACAACTCACTATAAGGTAAGGGCTAGGTTCTTAGTGGATAATGGCCTAATTTAAACCTCATTTCTTACTCTAGTTTGGAATTGCCAAGTGGATGGTTAAATGCAACATGATTCACATGGGAACAAGGCTGGTGTTACTAGTACTTGCTTTAACTCTCATCATCATAATGCAAATAGAGTAGAAATAAATGTTGACATATGTGTCGCTTGTATTTATGATTACGGAAATAAAAGTTAACCACTTGTTTGTTTCTCTTCAAGTCTCATGATCTGCTTTATAACGTTTACCATTAACAAAGGCCAATTGCTTGTAATGTTTTACAATTGCATCATCAATCCCACCCATCCCAGTCTAGTGCCTGTTTAACTTGTGAGATTGCAATAAACTATCAGAGGCAAGTGTACCGAAGGCCATATGATGCTACCTTATCTCAGATAGGAACAATAAGCAAGATTGGCCTTGATGGTTGGTTGACCAACACCAACCACCATCACCAAGAAACAATCATGTGAACCACCTTGCTGACCTACTTAACTACACATATCAGATACGAACCTAAGTGAGATGGTGTCACGAAGTGCTATAGATCCATACAACACAGGGaggttcagacttcagagtaCGCTCGTGGAACCAGCACTAGAATTATGCGTCAGTAGTTCAGGACAACATAAGCCTCTGATGCACATCCTACGGAATCTCAGCAAAGCAGAGACAGCAAGAGTACACCCTGCTCATATGACATATTTACTCACAAAAACTGGCAGGACTTTGCAAGCCCCATTTTGGAAGCTTGGTTTTACCGGATTATAATAAG
This is a stretch of genomic DNA from Brachypodium distachyon strain Bd21 chromosome 1, Brachypodium_distachyon_v3.0, whole genome shotgun sequence. It encodes these proteins:
- the LOC100835266 gene encoding exocyst complex component SEC15A produces the protein MTAQPKKKTVVESGDGGLGLGLAAFIANGEDLGPIIRHGFESGKPEALTHNLKNIGKKKEVEIEELCRLHYEDFILAVDELRGVLVDAEELKSLLSGENSHLQDVSTALLLKLDELLELYSVKKNVGEAMTKLKICVKVIGLCIECNGYIAEAKFRPALKTLDLIKGCLQNIPVKLLKKVVGRQIPLIKLHIEKKVCSEFNDWLVHIRRMAKQIGQVSIGQASLARQKDEGMRARQREAEEHSHAGPDEHMYTLDVENTDEETTLDFDLTPVYRAHHIHICLGIGEKFRDYYYKNRLMQLNLDMQSSTSQPFLESHQPFLAQVAGFFIVEERVLRTADGMLTESQVESTWETAIAKITAILENQFSRMVMASHLLLIKDYITLLAAVLKKYGYQTLQLIEVLDKSRNKYHQLLLAECRKQVDEVLANDSYEQMVIKKEYEYNMNVTAFHLEPSEVTPDFPYVAPFSASVPDVCRIVRSFVEDSVNYLSYGGDMNLYDVVKGYLDRLLIEVLNDCLLNRMYARSLAMSQMMQLAGNIAVLEQACDLFLLHCAQQCGIPKRIAERSRASLTARAVLKASQNAAYNALINMANSKIDEFMMLLDDVNWIVEEAPDNANDYMNEVLIYLETLVSTAQEILPLEALYKVVSGAVSHISDSIMTTLLNDGVKRFTASAVVGLDMDLNLLEAFADEKFHVTGLADLGKETTFRDCVVEIRQLVNLLLSSQPENFMNPVIRGKNYGSLDYKKLAIICDKFKDSADGLFGSLSNRNTKQSARKKSLDVLKRRLKDFG
- the LOC100834653 gene encoding glutathione reductase, chloroplastic — protein: MATTAALPFSCSATLQTLTRTLSPRHRLLVHRRRFHRLPSLAAFPSPPDPPRLRRPVSASAAPNGSSSAGEYDYDLFTIGAGSGGVRASRFASTLYGARAAICEMPFATIATDDLGGLGGTCVLRGCVPKKLLVYASKFSHEFEESHGFGWTYETDPKHDWSTLIANKNTELQRLVGIYKNILNNAGVDLIEGRGKVVDPHTVSVDGKLYTAKNILIAVGGRPSMPTIPGIDHVIDSDAALDLPSKPEKIAIVGGGYIALEFAGIFNGLKSDVHVFIRQPKVLRGFDEEVRDFLAEQMSLRGITFHTEQSPQAVTKSSDGLLSLKTNKETIGGFSHVMFATGRKPNTKNLGLEEVGVKMDRNGAIVVDEYSRTSVDSIWAVGDVTDRINLTPVALMEGGAFAKTLFGDEPTKPDYRAVPAAVFSQPPIGQVGLTEEQAIEEYGDVDVFLSNFRPLRATLSGLPDRVLMKVIVSAATNKVVGVHMCGDDAPEIIQGIAIAVKAGLTKQDFDATVGVHPTSAEEFVTMRNATRKIRRSTAAEVESKDEIVTQQ